A stretch of the Bacillus alveayuensis genome encodes the following:
- a CDS encoding foldase protein PrsA (product_source=KO:K07533; cath_funfam=1.10.4030.10,3.10.50.40; cog=COG0760; ko=KO:K07533; pfam=PF13145; smart=SM00968; superfamily=109998; transmembrane_helix_parts=Inside_1_4,TMhelix_5_24,Outside_25_300), whose protein sequence is MKGKVLWGIIFGLVVINCLTIAYFLKSDQPVVKATKESAEEEVVAQIGDEVITRQEWLAELEKRYGKSTLENMINVKVVDVLADQYQIEISEDAIERELQMFKATYNAFGEEVLQDKKDWREQIRYSILLEELLTKDVVVPEEEIKQFYQNHKDSFKIAPSYHLSHIVINNEEEAKQIVQELKEGSSFQALAAEQSLDEMTASNGGDLGFVPEHSDHIPKEYIEHAKQLKPNQWSDPIQIDQQFAIIYLHEKLDGVQYSFDEVKDQIRRQLALEQMEGNISAKKLWEEIGISWFYGETKE, encoded by the coding sequence TTGAAAGGAAAGGTTTTATGGGGGATTATCTTTGGTCTTGTCGTTATCAACTGCCTCACCATTGCTTACTTTTTAAAATCGGATCAGCCTGTAGTAAAAGCAACGAAAGAGTCAGCTGAAGAAGAAGTTGTGGCGCAAATAGGAGATGAAGTCATTACACGACAAGAGTGGTTGGCTGAATTAGAAAAGCGTTATGGCAAATCAACCCTTGAAAATATGATTAACGTAAAAGTTGTCGATGTACTTGCTGATCAATATCAAATTGAGATATCGGAAGATGCGATTGAGCGAGAATTACAAATGTTTAAAGCAACGTATAATGCGTTTGGTGAAGAGGTTCTCCAAGATAAAAAGGATTGGAGAGAGCAGATCCGGTATAGCATTTTATTAGAAGAGCTGTTAACGAAAGATGTTGTCGTACCTGAAGAAGAAATAAAGCAATTTTATCAAAATCATAAAGATAGTTTTAAAATTGCCCCTTCTTATCATCTTTCCCATATCGTCATTAATAATGAAGAGGAAGCGAAGCAAATTGTTCAGGAGCTTAAAGAAGGCTCTAGTTTTCAAGCTTTAGCTGCAGAGCAATCATTAGACGAAATGACAGCTAGTAATGGCGGTGACTTAGGCTTTGTTCCAGAACATAGTGATCATATCCCTAAAGAATATATTGAACATGCAAAGCAGTTAAAGCCGAATCAATGGTCAGATCCGATTCAAATTGATCAACAATTTGCGATTATTTATTTACATGAAAAGCTTGACGGTGTTCAATACAGCTTTGATGAAGTAAAAGATCAAATTCGCAGACAGCTTGCATTAGAGCAAATGGAAGGAAATATTTCTGCTAAAAAACTTTGGGAAGAAATAGGGATTTCTTGGTTTTATGGAGAAACAAAAGAATAA
- a CDS encoding lysyl-tRNA synthetase class 2 (product_source=KO:K04567; cath_funfam=2.40.50.140,3.30.930.10; cog=COG1190; ko=KO:K04567; pfam=PF00152,PF01336; superfamily=50249,55681; tigrfam=TIGR00499), translated as MMNQEELNNQQELNDQLKVRREKLHMLREKGIDPFGKRFERTHQAAELKELYNQYSKEELEEKKVFVALAGRIMTKRGKGKAGFAHIQDLSGQIQIYVRKDAVGEEQYDIFNTADLGDLVGIKGTVFKTKVGELSIKVTDFTLLTKALRPLPDKYHGLKDIEQRYRQRYLDLIMNPESKNTFITRSKIIQSMRRYLDDQGFLEVETPTMHSIPGGAAARPFITHHNALDMPLYMRIAIELHLKRLIVGGLEKVYEIGRVFRNEGVSTRHNPEFTMLELYEAYADYKDIMKLTENMIAHIAKEVLGTTKIQYGDHEVNLEPEWTRLHMVDAIKQYTGVDFWSVRTTEEARELAEEHGVEITGNMQYGHIVNEFFEQKVEDKLIQPTFIYGHPVEISPLAKKNDEDPRFTDRFELFIVGREHANAFTELNDPIDQRERFEAQLKEREQGNDEAHLMDEDFVEALEYGMPPTGGLGIGIDRLVMLLTNSPSIRDVLLFPQMRHK; from the coding sequence TTGATGAATCAAGAAGAGTTAAACAACCAACAAGAATTAAATGATCAGTTGAAGGTAAGACGTGAAAAACTACATATGTTGAGAGAAAAAGGAATTGATCCATTTGGAAAACGCTTTGAACGCACACATCAAGCAGCAGAATTAAAAGAATTATACAATCAATATTCAAAAGAAGAATTAGAAGAAAAAAAGGTATTTGTTGCTCTTGCAGGACGAATTATGACAAAACGAGGCAAAGGCAAGGCTGGTTTTGCTCATATTCAAGACTTATCTGGACAAATTCAAATATATGTCCGCAAAGATGCAGTTGGTGAAGAACAGTATGATATTTTTAACACAGCTGATTTAGGGGATTTAGTTGGAATTAAAGGAACGGTATTTAAAACAAAAGTTGGAGAACTTTCGATTAAAGTAACAGATTTTACATTACTTACGAAAGCACTCCGACCACTGCCTGACAAATATCATGGTTTAAAGGATATTGAACAGCGCTACCGCCAGCGGTACCTTGATCTTATTATGAATCCAGAAAGTAAAAATACGTTTATTACTAGAAGCAAAATTATTCAATCAATGCGCCGTTATTTAGATGATCAAGGGTTTTTAGAGGTAGAAACGCCAACGATGCATTCGATTCCAGGGGGAGCTGCAGCTCGTCCATTTATAACTCACCATAATGCTTTAGATATGCCTTTGTACATGCGTATTGCCATTGAGCTTCACTTAAAGCGGCTGATAGTTGGCGGGCTTGAAAAAGTATATGAGATCGGACGTGTATTCCGAAATGAAGGTGTTTCGACAAGACATAATCCAGAGTTTACAATGCTAGAGTTATATGAGGCTTATGCGGATTACAAAGATATTATGAAATTAACAGAAAATATGATTGCTCATATTGCAAAAGAAGTATTAGGTACGACAAAGATACAATATGGCGATCATGAAGTAAACTTAGAACCTGAATGGACTCGACTTCATATGGTAGATGCTATTAAACAATATACAGGTGTTGATTTCTGGTCTGTTAGAACAACTGAAGAAGCACGTGAGCTAGCCGAAGAGCATGGTGTAGAAATTACTGGCAATATGCAATATGGACATATTGTAAACGAGTTTTTTGAACAAAAAGTAGAGGATAAATTGATTCAACCTACATTTATTTATGGTCATCCAGTAGAAATTTCGCCTTTAGCGAAGAAGAATGATGAAGACCCACGATTTACAGATCGTTTTGAGCTATTTATTGTGGGGCGTGAACATGCAAATGCGTTTACAGAATTAAATGATCCAATTGATCAACGTGAACGTTTTGAGGCCCAATTAAAAGAAAGAGAACAAGGGAATGACGAAGCGCATTTGATGGATGAAGACTTTGTGGAAGCGTTAGAATATGGTATGCCACCAACAGGAGGGCTAGGAATCGGCATTGACCGTCTTGTCATGCTCTTAACGAATTCTCCATCCATTCGCGATGTATTACTATTCCCGCAAATGAGACATAAATAA
- a CDS encoding dihydroneopterin aldolase (product_source=KO:K01633; cath_funfam=3.30.1130.10; cog=COG1539; ko=KO:K01633; pfam=PF02152; smart=SM00905; superfamily=55620; tigrfam=TIGR00525): protein MPCWGKECIVIDKIYVNGMEFYGYHGVFPEENKLGQRFRLDVMLEVDLSKAGKTDDLTFTVNYADVYQICQEIVEQKVYKLVEKVAEEIAQSLLQKFSLVKQCTVKVIKPDPPIPGHYQSVAIEITRGRT, encoded by the coding sequence ATGCCATGTTGGGGAAAGGAGTGTATCGTAATCGATAAAATTTATGTAAACGGAATGGAATTTTACGGTTACCATGGAGTTTTTCCAGAAGAAAATAAACTAGGCCAACGCTTTCGTTTAGATGTTATGTTGGAAGTTGATTTATCAAAAGCGGGAAAAACTGATGATTTAACTTTTACGGTTAATTATGCTGATGTTTATCAAATATGCCAAGAGATAGTCGAGCAAAAGGTATATAAGCTTGTCGAAAAGGTAGCAGAAGAGATTGCCCAATCGCTTTTACAGAAATTTTCGTTGGTTAAACAGTGTACGGTAAAGGTGATCAAACCTGATCCTCCTATCCCAGGGCATTATCAATCTGTAGCTATTGAAATTACGAGGGGAAGAACATGA
- a CDS encoding para-aminobenzoate synthetase component 2 (product_source=KO:K01664; cath_funfam=3.40.50.880; cog=COG0512; ko=KO:K01664; pfam=PF00117; superfamily=52317; tigrfam=TIGR00566) has translation MILMIDNYDSFTYNLVQYLGELGEELVVKRNDEITIQEIEALNPRYLMISPGPCSPNEAGISLQAIESLAGKVPIFGVCLGHQSIAQAFGGDVIRAERLMHGKTSMIYHDGKTIFKNLPNPFTATRYHSLIVKKDTLPDCFEVTAWTAENEIMGIRHKELPIEGVQFHPESIMTENGKKLLKNFLTSYSIQEKSV, from the coding sequence ATGATATTGATGATTGATAATTATGATTCTTTTACGTATAACTTGGTGCAATATTTAGGAGAGCTTGGTGAAGAACTTGTTGTGAAACGCAACGATGAAATAACGATTCAAGAAATAGAAGCTTTAAACCCGCGATATTTAATGATTTCACCAGGACCTTGTTCACCAAATGAAGCGGGTATTAGCTTACAGGCTATTGAATCATTGGCAGGGAAGGTTCCAATTTTTGGAGTGTGTCTCGGCCATCAATCGATTGCCCAAGCCTTTGGTGGAGATGTGATTCGGGCTGAAAGATTAATGCACGGTAAAACATCAATGATTTATCATGACGGCAAAACGATTTTTAAGAACCTTCCAAATCCGTTTACAGCAACACGGTACCATTCCCTAATTGTGAAAAAAGATACTTTACCAGATTGCTTTGAAGTCACAGCATGGACAGCTGAAAATGAAATAATGGGCATTCGCCATAAAGAACTACCAATTGAAGGTGTTCAATTCCATCCAGAGTCAATAATGACGGAAAACGGAAAAAAATTACTAAAAAATTTCCTAACAAGCTATTCCATTCAGGAAAAGAGTGTGTAA
- a CDS encoding para-aminobenzoate synthetase component 1 (product_source=KO:K01665; cath_funfam=3.60.120.10; cog=COG0147; ko=KO:K01665; pfam=PF00425,PF04715; superfamily=56322; tigrfam=TIGR01824) encodes MQQERKPLAISFPFDPHTFFLRYEQLSFGKTHHVLLESGRGGRYSIAGIKPSAIITGKNGQLTIETNGDVICEYGDPIPLFEQWMKEHRSMTDLKLPDFQGGAIGFISYDSVRYFEKLPELALDDLDTPDIYFLVFQDVAVFDHQTNILYLITHYGNECEKEMAYNRLNEWKTMWMEEKKIDLAHEFHPSMNSEKPISFMEEPFKQAVEKVKEYISQGDVFQVNLSVRQAKELKCHPFFIYKTLRELNPSPYMGYIHTPDFQIVCGSPELLIKRKGKQLNTRPIAGTRSRGVNDEEDLKLAQELINNEKERAEHVMLVDLERNDLGRVCEYGTVNVNEFMVIEKYSHVMHIVSNVQGILKEGKGFMDIIRAVFPGGTITGAPKVRTMEIIEELEPTRRGLYTGSIGWLGFNEDLEFNIVIRTLLAKHGWAYVQAGAGIVIDSVPKYEYKESLKKAEALWRAKSMSEEEKTFV; translated from the coding sequence ATGCAGCAAGAGAGAAAACCATTAGCAATTTCGTTTCCATTCGATCCGCATACATTTTTTCTGCGTTATGAACAGTTGTCATTTGGCAAAACACATCATGTATTGTTGGAAAGTGGAAGGGGAGGCCGCTATAGCATAGCTGGGATTAAACCCTCTGCTATCATTACCGGGAAAAATGGCCAATTGACGATCGAAACAAATGGCGATGTCATTTGTGAATACGGAGACCCTATCCCCCTTTTTGAACAGTGGATGAAAGAACATCGAAGCATGACAGATCTGAAATTGCCTGATTTTCAAGGTGGAGCTATTGGGTTTATTAGCTACGATAGTGTACGATATTTTGAAAAATTGCCTGAACTGGCTCTAGATGATTTAGATACACCAGATATTTATTTCCTTGTCTTTCAAGACGTTGCTGTATTTGACCATCAAACCAATATCTTGTATTTAATTACACATTATGGAAATGAATGTGAAAAAGAAATGGCCTATAATCGGTTAAATGAGTGGAAAACGATGTGGATGGAAGAAAAAAAGATAGATTTAGCCCATGAATTTCATCCAAGCATGAATTCAGAAAAACCAATATCCTTTATGGAGGAACCGTTTAAACAGGCGGTTGAAAAAGTCAAGGAATATATTTCTCAAGGTGATGTTTTCCAAGTTAATTTGTCTGTGCGTCAAGCAAAAGAGCTTAAGTGTCATCCGTTTTTCATTTATAAAACATTACGTGAATTGAATCCATCTCCATATATGGGATATATTCATACACCAGATTTTCAGATTGTATGTGGGTCTCCAGAGCTGCTCATTAAACGGAAAGGAAAGCAATTAAACACCCGCCCTATAGCTGGGACAAGATCTAGAGGTGTAAACGATGAAGAGGATTTGAAGCTTGCTCAAGAATTAATAAATAACGAAAAAGAGAGAGCAGAACATGTGATGTTAGTAGATTTAGAGCGTAATGATTTGGGACGGGTTTGCGAATATGGTACAGTAAATGTTAATGAATTTATGGTTATAGAAAAATACTCTCATGTCATGCACATTGTTTCGAACGTTCAAGGGATTTTGAAGGAAGGAAAAGGTTTTATGGATATTATCAGGGCTGTTTTCCCTGGTGGGACTATTACTGGGGCTCCGAAAGTGAGAACAATGGAAATTATTGAAGAGCTTGAGCCGACAAGAAGAGGATTATATACAGGGTCAATAGGATGGCTTGGCTTTAATGAAGATTTGGAATTTAACATCGTGATCCGCACATTGTTAGCCAAACATGGCTGGGCTTATGTACAAGCAGGAGCTGGAATTGTCATTGATTCTGTACCAAAATATGAGTATAAAGAGTCTCTTAAAAAAGCAGAGGCACTATGGCGAGCAAAAAGTATGAGCGAAGAAGAGAAAACTTTCGTATGA
- a CDS encoding 2-amino-4-hydroxy-6-hydroxymethyldihydropteridine diphosphokinase (product_source=KO:K00950; cath_funfam=3.30.70.560; cog=COG0801; ko=KO:K00950; pfam=PF01288; superfamily=55083; tigrfam=TIGR01498), with protein sequence MNNIAYLSLGSNVGDREGYLNAAIQKLNEYPDVHVVKKSSIYETDPVGYTDQDLFLNMVTKINTNLSPFDLLSLLQCIEREFKRKREIRWGPRTLDLDILLYNHENIETEQLTVPHPRMFERAFVLIPLFEIEPNLQLPHQNQLLEDLVGELRDKKGVRVWKRKNGEDEFVLLES encoded by the coding sequence ATGAATAACATTGCTTACCTATCATTAGGATCTAATGTAGGAGATCGTGAAGGATACTTAAATGCAGCCATTCAAAAACTAAATGAATATCCGGATGTTCATGTTGTAAAAAAATCTTCCATTTACGAAACAGATCCTGTCGGTTATACTGATCAAGATTTGTTTTTAAATATGGTCACTAAAATAAATACGAATTTATCCCCTTTCGATTTACTTTCATTACTACAATGCATCGAGAGAGAATTTAAGCGCAAGCGTGAAATTAGATGGGGACCTAGAACGTTAGACCTTGACATTTTATTGTACAATCATGAAAATATTGAAACAGAACAACTAACTGTACCGCATCCTAGAATGTTTGAACGTGCTTTTGTATTAATTCCTTTGTTTGAAATAGAGCCTAACCTACAACTTCCTCATCAAAATCAACTTCTTGAGGATCTCGTAGGTGAATTAAGAGATAAAAAAGGAGTACGAGTATGGAAGCGGAAAAATGGGGAAGACGAATTCGTGCTTTTAGAAAGCTAA
- a CDS encoding 4-amino-4-deoxychorismate lyase (product_source=KO:K02619; cath_funfam=3.20.10.10,3.30.470.10; cog=COG0115; ko=KO:K02619; pfam=PF01063; superfamily=56752; tigrfam=TIGR01121), which yields MYLYLNGEFVHQKDAFISPFDHGYLYGLGVFETLRVYKGHPFLLDDHLERLRHGLIQLNISYSIDREMAENIINELLQLNNLQDAYVRINISAGEEELGLSANPYVKPTVIFFMKDIHLPKNQQKEGRFLTIKRNSPEGSFRLKSHHFLNNMLAKREIGPNPKVEGIFLTEEGYVAEGIVSNIFWVHNNIVYTPSINTGILNGITRQFVLECLRKLDIPFIEGFFTPNELLKSDEVFITNSLQEIVPITNIGNHHFLGQAGNVAKQLKDLYEKSRHHLYSRHQL from the coding sequence ATGTATCTTTATCTTAATGGAGAATTTGTTCATCAAAAAGATGCCTTTATTTCTCCATTCGACCATGGTTATTTGTATGGACTAGGCGTTTTTGAAACGCTTCGTGTTTATAAAGGACATCCATTTTTATTGGATGATCACCTAGAGCGTCTTCGCCATGGTCTAATACAATTAAATATTTCCTATTCTATTGATCGGGAAATGGCCGAAAACATCATAAACGAATTATTACAGTTGAATAACCTTCAAGATGCTTATGTTCGAATCAATATTTCTGCTGGTGAAGAGGAGCTAGGGCTTTCTGCAAATCCTTATGTAAAGCCTACAGTCATTTTTTTTATGAAAGATATTCATCTTCCTAAAAATCAACAAAAAGAAGGTAGGTTTTTAACCATTAAACGAAACTCCCCGGAAGGTTCTTTTCGCCTTAAATCCCATCATTTTTTAAACAATATGCTAGCAAAACGTGAGATCGGTCCGAATCCAAAGGTGGAAGGGATTTTCCTTACAGAAGAAGGATATGTAGCAGAAGGGATTGTATCAAATATTTTCTGGGTGCATAACAATATTGTTTACACACCATCGATTAATACGGGCATTTTAAATGGAATTACCCGACAATTTGTACTAGAATGCTTACGAAAGCTTGATATACCTTTTATAGAAGGCTTTTTTACACCAAATGAATTGTTGAAAAGTGATGAAGTTTTTATAACGAATTCCCTTCAAGAAATTGTTCCAATTACGAATATTGGTAATCATCATTTTCTTGGACAAGCAGGAAACGTTGCGAAACAGTTAAAAGACCTATACGAAAAAAGCCGTCATCATTTATATAGTAGACATCAACTTTAA
- a CDS encoding cysteine synthase A (product_source=KO:K01738; cath_funfam=3.40.50.1100; cog=COG0031; ko=KO:K01738; pfam=PF00291; superfamily=53686; tigrfam=TIGR01139) translates to MAVVANSILELIGKTPVVKLNRIVDEDSADVYLKLEFMNPGSSVKDRIAFAMIEAAEKEGKLKPGDTIIEPTSGNTGIGLAMVAAAKGLRAILVMPETMSMERRNLLRAFGAELVLTPGPEGMGGAIRKAEEIAKEHGYFMPQQFKNEANVEIHRLTTGPEIVEQMGNQLDAFVAGIGTGGTITGAGSVLKEKYPNIKIYAVEPADSPVLSGGKPGPHKIQGIGAGFVPDILDTNIYDEVITVKTEEAFAAARKAARQEGVLGGISSGAAIHAALKVAKQLGKGKKVLAIIPSNGERYLSTPLYQFDEE, encoded by the coding sequence ATGGCTGTTGTGGCTAATTCTATTTTAGAATTAATCGGGAAAACACCTGTCGTGAAGTTAAACCGTATTGTTGATGAAGATAGCGCAGATGTATATTTAAAATTGGAGTTTATGAACCCAGGTAGCAGCGTTAAGGATCGTATCGCTTTTGCGATGATTGAGGCGGCAGAAAAAGAAGGAAAATTAAAGCCAGGAGACACTATTATTGAACCTACTAGTGGAAATACTGGTATTGGGCTTGCTATGGTTGCTGCAGCAAAAGGCTTACGGGCTATTTTAGTTATGCCTGAAACCATGAGTATGGAACGCCGTAACTTATTGCGTGCATTCGGAGCAGAACTTGTATTAACACCTGGACCAGAAGGCATGGGCGGCGCCATTCGAAAAGCAGAAGAGATAGCAAAAGAACATGGTTACTTTATGCCTCAACAATTTAAAAACGAAGCGAATGTTGAAATTCATCGATTAACAACTGGACCTGAAATTGTAGAACAAATGGGTAACCAACTAGATGCTTTTGTTGCTGGTATTGGTACGGGAGGAACGATTACTGGTGCTGGATCTGTTTTAAAAGAGAAGTATCCTAATATTAAAATTTATGCTGTTGAACCAGCTGATTCACCTGTTTTATCAGGTGGAAAGCCTGGTCCACATAAAATCCAAGGAATTGGGGCAGGATTTGTTCCGGATATTTTAGATACGAATATTTATGATGAAGTCATTACCGTCAAAACAGAAGAAGCGTTTGCGGCAGCCCGTAAAGCGGCTCGTCAAGAGGGAGTATTAGGAGGTATATCTTCTGGTGCTGCAATTCATGCAGCTTTAAAAGTAGCTAAACAATTAGGGAAAGGAAAGAAAGTATTAGCGATTATTCCAAGTAATGGTGAGAGATATTTAAGTACGCCATTATATCAATTTGATGAAGAATAA
- a CDS encoding nifR3 family TIM-barrel protein (product_source=TIGR00737; cath_funfam=1.10.1200.80,3.20.20.70; cog=COG0042; pfam=PF01207; superfamily=51395; tigrfam=TIGR00737) — protein MFKIGDIQLKNRVVLAPMAGVCNSAFRLTVKEFGAGLVCAEMVSDKAILYKNAKTMGMLYIDEREKPLSLQIFGGEKESLVEAAKFVDKNTTADIIDINMGCPVPKITKCDAGAKWLLDPNKIYDLVAAVVDAVEKPVTVKMRMGWDDEHIYAVENARAVERAGGQAVAIHGRTRVQMYEGVANWDIIKEVKQSVNIPVIGNGDVKTPQDAKRMLDETGVDGVMIGRAALGNPWMIYRTVKYLETGKLIEEPSVQEKINVCKLHLDRLIDLKGEHIGVREMRKHAAWYLKGIRGNAKIRNAINTCETRDELVTLLDDFVEEVEAKEQSAQVG, from the coding sequence ATGTTTAAGATTGGCGACATTCAACTAAAAAACCGTGTTGTACTTGCACCAATGGCCGGTGTTTGTAACTCTGCCTTCCGTCTAACTGTGAAAGAGTTCGGAGCAGGGCTAGTTTGTGCAGAAATGGTTAGTGATAAGGCCATTTTATATAAAAATGCAAAAACGATGGGAATGCTTTATATAGATGAACGGGAAAAGCCTTTAAGTTTACAAATTTTTGGTGGAGAAAAAGAATCACTTGTAGAAGCGGCTAAATTTGTTGATAAAAACACAACAGCAGATATCATTGATATTAACATGGGCTGTCCTGTACCGAAAATTACTAAATGTGATGCTGGCGCAAAATGGTTATTAGATCCAAATAAAATTTATGACTTAGTGGCAGCGGTTGTTGATGCTGTAGAGAAGCCTGTTACCGTAAAAATGCGTATGGGTTGGGATGATGAGCACATTTATGCTGTTGAAAATGCCCGAGCAGTGGAACGGGCTGGAGGCCAAGCTGTTGCTATACATGGTCGTACTCGAGTGCAAATGTATGAAGGTGTAGCCAATTGGGATATCATTAAAGAAGTAAAACAGTCTGTCAATATTCCAGTTATAGGAAATGGGGATGTGAAAACACCTCAAGATGCTAAACGTATGCTTGATGAAACAGGGGTTGACGGCGTAATGATTGGACGAGCAGCCCTTGGTAACCCTTGGATGATTTATCGGACAGTTAAATATTTAGAAACTGGCAAACTTATTGAGGAACCGAGTGTACAAGAAAAAATTAATGTATGTAAATTGCATTTAGATCGCCTTATTGATTTAAAAGGTGAGCATATAGGTGTAAGAGAAATGCGTAAACATGCTGCCTGGTATTTAAAAGGTATTCGAGGTAATGCCAAAATTCGTAATGCCATTAACACATGTGAAACAAGAGATGAGCTTGTTACACTACTTGATGACTTTGTAGAAGAAGTGGAAGCAAAGGAACAATCAGCCCAAGTAGGATAA
- a CDS encoding dihydropteroate synthase (product_source=KO:K00796; cath_funfam=3.20.20.20; cog=COG0294; ko=KO:K00796; pfam=PF00809; superfamily=51717; tigrfam=TIGR01496), giving the protein MNVNIKQRKSVLNCGPYSLHYEEKTQIMGILNVTPDSFSDGGKYNHIEKAIQHAKKMVEHGADIIDVGGESTRPGAEMVSEEEELERVIPVIERLAKEIEVPISIDTYKAEVAKQAVQAGATIINDVWGAKKEPEIAAVAAHYNVPIILMHNRSKRDYSDLIHDIVQDLMESVKIAKDAGVKDENILLDPGIGFAKTFEDNLIVMRNLEAITTLGYPVLLGTSRKSLIGHVLDLPTNERVEGTGATVCLGIQKGCQFVRVHDVLPIARMAKMMDAMLGKGVYRNR; this is encoded by the coding sequence ATGAATGTAAACATAAAACAGCGAAAAAGTGTCTTAAACTGTGGCCCCTATTCATTACATTATGAGGAAAAAACCCAAATAATGGGAATATTAAATGTTACACCTGACTCTTTTTCTGATGGCGGAAAATACAATCATATTGAAAAAGCAATTCAGCATGCTAAAAAAATGGTGGAACATGGTGCTGATATTATTGATGTCGGGGGGGAATCAACCCGTCCCGGTGCTGAAATGGTATCGGAAGAGGAAGAATTAGAGCGAGTAATCCCTGTTATTGAACGATTGGCAAAAGAGATTGAGGTTCCGATTTCGATCGACACTTATAAAGCTGAGGTGGCAAAACAGGCTGTACAAGCAGGGGCCACTATTATAAATGACGTTTGGGGGGCTAAAAAGGAGCCGGAAATTGCTGCTGTTGCAGCACATTATAACGTTCCTATTATTTTAATGCACAATCGCTCAAAACGAGATTATAGTGATTTAATCCATGATATCGTTCAAGATTTAATGGAAAGTGTTAAAATTGCAAAGGATGCAGGAGTAAAAGATGAAAATATCTTGTTAGACCCTGGTATTGGTTTTGCTAAAACATTTGAGGATAACTTAATCGTGATGCGAAACTTAGAAGCCATCACAACTTTAGGATATCCGGTTTTACTAGGAACCTCTCGGAAATCACTGATCGGTCATGTTCTTGATTTACCGACAAATGAGAGAGTCGAAGGAACAGGGGCAACGGTTTGTTTAGGAATCCAAAAAGGATGTCAGTTTGTACGTGTACACGATGTTCTTCCGATAGCGAGAATGGCAAAGATGATGGATGCCATGTTGGGGAAAGGAGTGTATCGTAATCGATAA
- a CDS encoding transcriptional regulator with XRE-family HTH domain (product_source=COG1396; cath_funfam=1.10.260.40; cog=COG1396; pfam=PF01381; smart=SM00530; superfamily=47413): protein MEAEKWGRRIRAFRKLKGYTQESFAKHLGVSVSVIGEVERGNKVPSKQLVEEMAELLGISVEELAPKDG from the coding sequence ATGGAAGCGGAAAAATGGGGAAGACGAATTCGTGCTTTTAGAAAGCTAAAGGGATATACACAGGAGAGCTTTGCAAAGCATTTAGGTGTTTCTGTGTCAGTAATAGGTGAGGTGGAACGAGGTAATAAAGTCCCAAGTAAGCAATTGGTAGAAGAGATGGCCGAATTGCTTGGAATTAGTGTTGAAGAGTTAGCTCCTAAAGATGGCTGA